A genomic window from Salvia miltiorrhiza cultivar Shanhuang (shh) unplaced genomic scaffold, IMPLAD_Smil_shh fragScaff_scaffold_57_2, whole genome shotgun sequence includes:
- the LOC131002994 gene encoding uncharacterized protein LOC131002994 — protein MYVTRPLSVLQKSAENLAAAPDGPNSGFLVIQDAESETYSMFGLKKNRTLKKLPFPQDKEVAILYPRRWGVSAGVSIDGIGDVSLDVTTPSSHSVFFIPALNHPLSSNRYYALLSHGKHKGEALTSSKEQEDDAPCCFSSGITDAKPRPLDPNDAYQQFALFPGRASDTFSAKSAAADGVPPKFLRKKGWTATTKTPSSFKLGAAQGLDSQLRASLPELDSPGARAVGKWYAPFVFVKEGNSLRDQVERSMYYEVTMEQRWDQIFKTDNHDRDKGINSVVVDATVETEEVFVGGSRAAWDERSAVDGVVWFKVEGGGGGGVGLRVELVERMKWEEERGGWARGEERQVKIHREEELEGGGDWNEFGCYVLVETFNFRRMDGSLLMSYHFRHFNQLKTKWE, from the exons ATGTACGTAACAAGGCCTCTGTCTGTGCTGCAAAAATCTGCAGAGAATCTTGCAGCAGCACCTGATGGTCCGAACTCGGGATTCCTAGTGATTCAAGATGCGGAATCTGAGACGTATTCCATGTTTGGACTGAAGAAGAATCGGACGCTTAAGAAGTTGCCTTTCCCTCAAGACAAGGAGGTGGCCATTCTATATCCTAGAAGGTGGGGAGTCAGCGCCGGCGTTTCTATCGACGGCATCGGCGACGTCTCTCTCGACGTCACCACCCCCTCTTCCCACTCCGTCTTCTTCATCCCTGCTCTCAACCACCCTTTGTCTTCCAACCGCTACTACGCTCTCCTTTCCCATGGAAAACACAAAGG GGAGGCATTGACCTCCTCAAAGGAACAAGAAGACGATGCGCCATGTTGTTTCTCATCCGGAATCACAGACGCCAAGCCGAGGCCGTTGGATCCCAACGACGCATATCAGCAGTTCGCCCTGTTCCCGGGGCGAGCCAGCGACACCTTCTCCGCCAAATCCGCGGCGGCGGACGGCGTCCCACCAAAGTTCTTACGAAAGAAGGGGTGGACTGCGACCACCAAGACTCCCAGCAGTTTCAAGCTAGGCGCAGCGCAGGGCCTCGACTCCCAGCTCCGTGCCTCCCTGCCGGAGCTGGACTCCCCCGGAGCCCGCGCCGTCGGAAAATGGTACGCGCCCTTTGTCTTCGTGAAGGAAGGTAATTCGTTGAGAGATCAGGTGGAGCGATCCATGTATTATGAGGTGACCATGGAGCAGAGATGGGACCAGATTTTCAAGACTGATAATCACGATCGTGATAAGGGGATTAATTCGGTGGTGGTTGATGCGACTGTTGAAACGGAAGAGGTGTTTGTTGGCGGGAGCAGAGCTGCGTGGGACGAGAGAAGCGCGGTGGACGGAGTGGTGTGGTTTAAGgttgaaggcggcggcggaggaggagtgGGGTTGAGAGTGGAGTTGGTGGAGAGGATGAAATGGGAGGAAGAGAGGGGAGGGTGGGCGAGAGGGGAGGAGAGGCAAGTGAAGATTCATAGGGAGGAAGAATTGGAAGGAGGTGGCGATTGGAATGAGTTCGGATGCTATGTTTTGGTGGAGACGTTCAATTTTAGGAGGATGGATGGGAGTCTCTTGATGTCTTATCATTTTAGACATTTTAACCAGTTGAAGACTAAATGGGAATAG
- the LOC131002995 gene encoding uncharacterized protein LOC131002995 isoform X2 → MYVTRPLSQLLKSPEIVAAAPEGPNSGFLVIQDEESLRYSCFGLCKNRSLKQLPFPQDKELIIQYTTSNGQSTNTSSDPVFLIPALNCPLSSNRYYAVVPHRKRIGEAFTCSREEDKVSCCFCRCVKDVKSRPLDPRNESACLSDGYFVAKSVASDGFPPSFLRQKGWTVCTKTPHTFKLDTARGLDPGLRARLPELDSSRVVGKWYTPFVFVKDGSLRDQVKRSMYYEVTLEQRWEQVFKIGRDHNNGNSVVVDVAVEREEVFVGGSKATWSAADGVVWFKVEDGGGVGLRVELVERMKWEEERGGWVGGEERQVKIHKVEKWEGGGDWNEFRCSVLVETFNLRRMDGTLVMSYNFKHFNQLKTKWE, encoded by the exons ATGTATGTGACAAGGCCTCTGTCGCAGCTGCTAAAATCCCCAGAAATCGTAGCAGCAGCTCCCGAGGGTCCCAACAGTGGATTCCTAGTGATCCAAGACGAGGAATCTTTGAGATACTCTTGTTTCGGACTGTGCAAGAATCGCAGCCTTAAGCAGCTGCCTTTCCCTCAAGACAAGGAGCTCATCATTCAATACACCACCAGCAACGGCCAGTCCACTAATACATCTAGCGATCCTGTTTTCTTGATTCCTGCTCTCAACTGCCCCTTGTCTTCCAATCGCTACTACGCCGTCGTTCCCCATCGGAAACGCATAGG AGAAGCCTTCACCTGCTCGAGAGAAGAAGATAAGGTGAGCTGCTGCTTCTGCCGCTGCGTCAAGGACGTCAAGTCGAGGCCGTTGGATCCGCGCA ACGAGTCCGCTTGCCTCTCCGACGGCTACTTCGTGGCCAAGTCGGTTGCGTCGGATGGTTTCCCTCCTTCCTTCCTGCGGCAAAAGGGCTGGACGGTCTGCACCAAGACTCCCCACACTTTCAAGCTGGACACAGCACGGGGCCTCGATCCCGGCCTCCGTGCTCGTCTGCCGGAGTTGGATTCATCGAGAGTGGTGGGGAAATGGTACACTCCCTTCGTTTTTGTCAAGGATGGATCCTTGAGAGATCAAGTGAAACGATCCATGTATTATGAAGTTACATTGGAGCAGAGATGGGAGCAGGTTTTCAAGATTGGTCGTGATCATAATAATGGGAATTCGGTGGTGGTTGATGTTGCAGTTGAAAGGGAGGAGGTGTTTGTTGGTGGGAGTAAAGCTACGTGGAGCGCGGCCGACGGAGTGGTGTGGTTTAAGGTTGAAGACGGAGGAGGAGTGGGGTTGAGAGTGGAGCTGGTGGAGAGGATGAAATGGGAGGAAGagaggggagggtgggtgggagGGGAGGAGAGGCAAGTCAAGATTCATAAGGTGGAGAAATGGGAAGGAGGTGGTGATTGGAATGAGTTTAGATGCTCTGTTTTGGTGGAGACCTTCAATTTGAGGAGAATGGATGGGACTTTGGTGATGTCTTATAATTTTAAGCACTTTAACCAGTTGAAGACTAAGTGGGAATAG
- the LOC131002995 gene encoding uncharacterized protein LOC131002995 isoform X1, whose protein sequence is MYVTRPLSQLLKSPEIVAAAPEGPNSGFLVIQDEESLRYSCFGLCKNRSLKQLPFPQDKELIIQYTTSNGQSTNTSSDPVFLIPALNCPLSSNRYYAVVPHRKRIGEAFTCSREEDKVSCCFCRCVKDVKSRPLDPRNVYQQFQLVPYESACLSDGYFVAKSVASDGFPPSFLRQKGWTVCTKTPHTFKLDTARGLDPGLRARLPELDSSRVVGKWYTPFVFVKDGSLRDQVKRSMYYEVTLEQRWEQVFKIGRDHNNGNSVVVDVAVEREEVFVGGSKATWSAADGVVWFKVEDGGGVGLRVELVERMKWEEERGGWVGGEERQVKIHKVEKWEGGGDWNEFRCSVLVETFNLRRMDGTLVMSYNFKHFNQLKTKWE, encoded by the exons ATGTATGTGACAAGGCCTCTGTCGCAGCTGCTAAAATCCCCAGAAATCGTAGCAGCAGCTCCCGAGGGTCCCAACAGTGGATTCCTAGTGATCCAAGACGAGGAATCTTTGAGATACTCTTGTTTCGGACTGTGCAAGAATCGCAGCCTTAAGCAGCTGCCTTTCCCTCAAGACAAGGAGCTCATCATTCAATACACCACCAGCAACGGCCAGTCCACTAATACATCTAGCGATCCTGTTTTCTTGATTCCTGCTCTCAACTGCCCCTTGTCTTCCAATCGCTACTACGCCGTCGTTCCCCATCGGAAACGCATAGG AGAAGCCTTCACCTGCTCGAGAGAAGAAGATAAGGTGAGCTGCTGCTTCTGCCGCTGCGTCAAGGACGTCAAGTCGAGGCCGTTGGATCCGCGCAACGTGTACCAGCAGTTCCAGCTTGTTCCATACGAGTCCGCTTGCCTCTCCGACGGCTACTTCGTGGCCAAGTCGGTTGCGTCGGATGGTTTCCCTCCTTCCTTCCTGCGGCAAAAGGGCTGGACGGTCTGCACCAAGACTCCCCACACTTTCAAGCTGGACACAGCACGGGGCCTCGATCCCGGCCTCCGTGCTCGTCTGCCGGAGTTGGATTCATCGAGAGTGGTGGGGAAATGGTACACTCCCTTCGTTTTTGTCAAGGATGGATCCTTGAGAGATCAAGTGAAACGATCCATGTATTATGAAGTTACATTGGAGCAGAGATGGGAGCAGGTTTTCAAGATTGGTCGTGATCATAATAATGGGAATTCGGTGGTGGTTGATGTTGCAGTTGAAAGGGAGGAGGTGTTTGTTGGTGGGAGTAAAGCTACGTGGAGCGCGGCCGACGGAGTGGTGTGGTTTAAGGTTGAAGACGGAGGAGGAGTGGGGTTGAGAGTGGAGCTGGTGGAGAGGATGAAATGGGAGGAAGagaggggagggtgggtgggagGGGAGGAGAGGCAAGTCAAGATTCATAAGGTGGAGAAATGGGAAGGAGGTGGTGATTGGAATGAGTTTAGATGCTCTGTTTTGGTGGAGACCTTCAATTTGAGGAGAATGGATGGGACTTTGGTGATGTCTTATAATTTTAAGCACTTTAACCAGTTGAAGACTAAGTGGGAATAG